A genome region from Plasmodium vivax chromosome 11, whole genome shotgun sequence includes the following:
- a CDS encoding hypothetical protein, conserved (encoded by transcript PVX_114030A), with translation MGDGGVAQAAAKEVDAYKLLHLLNRILLLSREAEGSSEAETTIWECPTFLSLLGFIKLKMPSFNIHEMFLLALCFSKIQFMPQMLMEPFLLTVQEGPYLQGFLEADVNKFFQFFFIVSSIKNVRVGEKADALFGTFAGNFVQVVWDFLAGVSGHVPCRQSRLSGRLPLDCCHLLCVALHNARVRNAPLMHRVATELVDHLNDHHRLDKQDQVDVAKKLINIYLAYASLRCENYHLYEKLNTFIYNLVEDLPLASCLTLLLSIATLKEQSGFNFPLCLLSSLEKRFSAKFYSLDVKDLLLLIYLLTYLNLHVANTDAYVCMLDHLFLFHKFEASLEEERVKLFQIYVSLRQSFQSGMLGGLDPEGATHTSGSCHEVDLHESSQRACRDKLQHVLRKVQANMQVEHEQNPPEYAQELDEEVNNLYALLHQMRGHPFFINNLRKNQVVLGYYLSHISFDLEQEENPKGESQKIAILFDADRSHFSDNSFDIYFNMKRNHLAKLNIKCLSIKLHQWRELSPEERRRFIGVELTRMYLPRATSSA, from the coding sequence ATGGGCGATGGGGGGGTCGCCCAAGCAGCGGCGAAGGAGGTAGACGCGTATAAACTGCTTCACCTACTAAACAGGATTCTCCTTCTGAGCAGAGAGGCCGAGGGGTCCTCCGAAGCGGAGACGACCATATGGGAGTGTCCCACCTTTTTAAGCCTCCTCGGTTTCATCAAGTTAAAAATGCCGTCGTTTAACATCCACGAGATGTTCCTCTTGGCCTTGTGTTTCTCCAAAATACAGTTCATGCCTCAGATGCTAATGGAACCTTTTCTGCTGACTGTACAGGAGGGACCCTACCTGCAAGGCTTCCTCGAAGCAGACGTGAATAagtttttccaatttttttttattgtttctAGTATTAAGAATGTGCGTGTGGGGGAGAAGGCGGACGCGCTGTTCGGGACCTTTGCGGGTAATTTCGTGCAGGTCGTTTGGGACTTCCTCGCCGGGGTGAGCGGGCACGTACCCTGCCGCCAATCCCGCTTAAGTGGCCGCTTACCCCTGGACTGCTGCCACCTCCTGTGCGTCGCCCTGCACAACGCGCGCGTGCGGAACGCCCCCCTCATGCACCGAGTGGCCACCGAACTTGTAGACCACCTAAACGACCACCACCGCCTCGACAAGCAAGACCAAGTAGATGTAGCGAAGAAGCTCATTAACATCTACCTTGCCTATGCCTCTCTACGCTGCGAAAATTACCACCTCTATGAAAAGCTCAACACGTTTATATATAACCTCGTGGAGGACCTACCCTTGGCTAGCTGCCTAACTCTCTTGCTCTCCATAGCGACCCTGAAGGAACAAAGCGGTTTTAACTTCCCCCTATGTTTGCTCTCATCCTTGGAGAAGCGCTTCTCTGCCAAATTTTACTCCCTAGATGTGAAGGACCTGCTCCTACTCATTTACCTATTAACCTACCTTAACCTTCACGTGGCAAACACAGATGCTTACGTGTGCATGCTGGAtcacctcttcctcttccacaAATTTGAAGCATCGCTGGAAGAGGAACGGGTTAAGCTCTTTCAGATTTACGTGAGCTTGCGGCAGTCCTTCCAGAGCGGCATGTTGGGAGGACTGGACCCCGAGGGAGCAACTCATACGAGCGGCAGCTGCCATGAAGTAGACCTACACGAGTCATCCCAGCGTGCGTGTCGAGATAAGCTGCAACACGTCTTGCGGAAGGTACAAGCCAATATGCAGGTGGAGCATGAGCAGAACCCGCCAGAGTACGCACAAGAGTTAGATGAAGAAGTGAATAACCTCTACGCACTGCTACACCAGATGAGGGGACACCCCTTCTTCATAAACAATTTGAGGAAGAACCAAGTGGTCCTTGGCTACTACCTCAGTCATATCAGCTTCGATCTTGAGCAAGAGGAGaacccaaaaggggagtcTCAAAAAATTGCCATCCTGTTTGACGCGGATAGAAGCCATTTCAGCGATAACTCCTTTGACATTTACTTTAACATGAAGAGGAACCACCTGGCCAAGTTAAATATAAAGTGCCTCTCGATTAAGCTCCACCAGTGGAGGGAGCTTTCTCCCGAGGAGCGGAGGCGGTTCATTGGGGTGGAGCTAACACGGATGTACCTCCCCAGGGCGACTTCTTCCGCGTAG
- a CDS encoding hypothetical protein, conserved (encoded by transcript PVX_114035A), with translation MDKANSEVDDWTEWLNDEEEKREDFNLDSTGKDEALKKKILQNNVDDIADFLGMDDDDEEEKKKKKKNEQGDAPAKSKQQEKIITLESTPLNSIKDCETLGEILAARIHESKAKSVAIERLLSIILPACEVKLEDKELQSINRKMQELIEKREKKKRYALINKKKPNEVRNALKNYKDEVDMIYGDLSYDEEDYENEDAEDFAEEY, from the exons ATGG ataAAGCCAACAGCGAGGTGGACGACTGGACGGAGTGGCTgaacgacgaggaggagaaaagagAAGACTTTAACCTCGACTCAACGGGGAAGGATGAAGcgctgaagaaaaaaattttgcaaaacaacGTAGACGATATAGCAGACTTCCTAGGGAtggacgatgatgatgaggaggagaaaaaaaaaaaaaaaaaaaatgaacaaggtGATGCCCCAGCTAAGAGTAAGcagcaagaaaaaattataacgtTGGAGAGCACCCCGCTGAATTCTATAAAGGACTGTGAGACTCTGGGAGAAATTTTGGCAGCGAGAATACACGAAAGTAAAGCGAAGAGTGTGGCCATAGAAAGGCTGCTTTCCATTATCCTCCCTGCGTGCGAGGTGAAGCTGGAAGATAAGGAGCTGCAAAGCATCAACCGCAAGATGCAAGAGCTCATCgaaaagagggagaagaagaaaaggtaTGCactcataaataaaaagaagccCAATGAGGTGAGGAACGCTCTGAAGAATTATAAGGATGAGGTGGACATGATTTATGGCGACTTGTCCTACGACGAGGAGGACTACGAGAATGAGGACGCGGAGGACTTCGCCGAGGAGTACTAG